From the genome of Arvicola amphibius chromosome 9, mArvAmp1.2, whole genome shotgun sequence, one region includes:
- the Elfn2 gene encoding protein phosphatase 1 regulatory subunit 29, which translates to MLRLGLCAVALLCVCQPGAVHADCWLIEGDKGYVWLAICSQNQPPYETIPQHINSTVHDLRLNENKLKAVLYSSLNRFGNLTDLNLTKNEISYIEDGAFLGQTSLQVLQLGYNRLSNLTEGMLRGMSRLQFLFVQHNLIEVVTPTAFSECPSLISIDLSSNRLSRLDGATFASLASLMVCELAGNPFNCECDLFGFLAWLVVFNNVTKNYDRLQCESPREFAGYPLLVPRPYHSLNAITVLQAKCRNGSMFARPVSHPTPYSTDAQREPDENSGFNPDEILSVEPPASSTTDASAGPAIKLHQVTFTSATLVVIIPHPYSKMYVLVQYNNSYFSDVMTLKNKKEIVTLDKLRAHTEYTFCVTSLRNSRRFNHTCLTFTTRDPVPGDLAPSTSTTTHYIMTILGCLFGMVIVLGAVYYCLRKRRMQEEKQKSVNVKKTILEMRYGADVDAGSIVHAAQKLGEPPVLPVARMSSIPSIIGEKLPTPKGLEAGLETPKVATKGNYIEVRTGAAGDSLARPEEELREIETGQGSAAEISTIAKEVDKVNQIINNCIDALKLDSASFLGGGSGGGDSDMAFECQSLPAATAAPSAATPGALERPSFLSPPYKESSHHPLQRQLSADAAVSRKTCSVSSSGSIKSAKVFSLDVPDHPSTPGLTKADSKYIEKGSPLNSPLDRLPLVPTSSSGSSGGGGGIHHLEVKPAYHCSEHRHSFPALYYEEGNDSLSQRVSFLKPLTRSKRDSTYSQLSPRHYYSGYSSSPEYSSESTHKIWERFRPYKKHHREEVYMAAGHALRKKVQFAKDEDLHDILDYWKGVSAQQKL; encoded by the coding sequence ATGCTGCGCCTGGGGCTGTGCGCGGTGGCACTGCTGTGCGTGTGCCAGCCAGGTGCTGTGCATGCTGACTGCTGGCTCATCGAGGGGGACAAGGGCTACGTGTGGCTGGCCATCTGCAGCCAGAACCAGCCGCCATATGAGACCATCCCTCAGCACATCAACAGCACTGTGCATGACCTGCGGCTCAACGAGAACAAGCTCAAGGCTGTGCTCTATTCCTCGCTCAATCGCTTCGGGAACCTCACGGACCTCAACCTCACCAAGAATGAGATCTCCTACATTGAGGACGGTGCCTTCTTGGGCCAGACGAGCCTGCAGGTCCTTCAGCTGGGCTACAACCGGCTCAGCAACCTGACTGAGGGCATGCTGCGTGGCATGAGCCGCCTGCAGTTCCTCTTTGTCCAGCACAACCTCATCGAGGTGGTGACGCCCACCGCCTTCTCCGAGTGCCCCAGCCTCATTAGCATTGATCTGTCCTCCAACCGCCTCAGCCGTCTTGATGGCGCCACCTTTGCCAGCCTTGCCAGCCTGATGGTGTGTGAGCTGGCTGGCAACCCCTTCAACTGTGAGTGTGACCTCTTTGGCTTCCTCGCCTGGCTTGTGGTCTTCAACAATGTCACCAAGAACTATGACCGCCTGCAGTGTGAGTCACCGAGGGAGTTTGCTGGTTACCCATTGCTTGTGCCCCGACCTTACCATAGCCTCAATGCCATAACTGTCCTACAGGCCAAGTGCCGCAATGGCTCGATGTTTGCCCGGCCTGTGAGTCACCCCACACCCTACTCCACGGATGCCCAGAGGGAGCCCGATGAGAATTCAGGCTTCAATCCTGATGAGATTCTCTCAGTGGAGCCACCGGCCTCGTCTACCACAGATGCGTCTGCCGGACCAGCCATCAAACTGCACCAAGTCACCTTTACCTCGGCCACCCTAGTTGTCATCATCCCGCATCCTTACAGCAAGATGTACGTGCTGGTCCAGTACAACAACAGCTACTTCTCTGATGTCATGACGCTCAAGAACAAGAAAGAGATTGTGACGCTGGACAAGCTGCGGGCGCACACCGAGTACACCTTCTGTGTCACCTCGTTGCGTAACAGCCGCCGCTTCAACCACACCTGTCTGACCTTTACCACGCGGGACCCTGTGCCCGGGGACCTGGCGCCCAGCACCTCCACCACCACGCATTACATCATGACTATCCTGGGCTGCCTCTTTGGGATGGTCATCGTGCTGGGGGCGGTCTACTACTGCCTGCGCAAGCGACGCAtgcaggaggagaagcagaagtctGTCAATGTCAAGAAGACTATCTTGGAGATGCGCTATGGTGCCGATGTGGACGCCGGTTCCATTGTGCATGCTGCACAGAAGCTGGGTGAGCCACCCGTGCTGCCTGTGGCCCGCATGTCCTCTATTCCCTCCATAATTGGGGAGAAGCTGCCCACTCCCAAAGGGCTGGAGGCCGGGCTAGAAACACCCAAGGTAGCTACCAAAGGCAACTATATTGAGGTGCGCACGGGTGCTGCAGGGGACAGCCTGGCCCGGCCTGAGGAAGAGCTCCGAGAAATTGAAACTGGCCAGGGCTCAGCGGCTGAGATCTCCACCATTGCCAAGGAAGTGGACAAAGTCAACCAGATCATTAACAATTGTATCGATGCCCTCAAGCTTGACTCAGCCTCTTTCCTAgggggtggcagtggtggtggggaCTCTGATATGGCCTTTGAGTGCCAGTCCCTCCCTGCAGCTACTGCTGCCCCCTCAGCTGCCACCCCTGGGGCTCTAGAGCGGCCCAGCTTCCTGTCACCCCCTTACAAGGAGAGTTCCCACCACCCGCTGCAGCGCCAGCTGAGTGCTGATGCCGCAGTGTCCCGCAAGACCTGCAGCGTGTCATCCAGTGGCTCCATCAAGAGTGCCAAGGTCTTCAGCCTGGACGTGCCGGACCATCCAAGTACCCCCGGGCTGACTAAGGCCGACTCCAAGTACATAGAGAAAGGTAGCCCACTCAACAGCCCGCTGGACCGGCTTCCACTGGTGCCCACGAGCAGCAGTGGTAgcagtggtgggggtggtggcatTCACCACCTGGAGGTAAAGCCGGCCTACCACTGCAGCGAGCACCGGCACAGCTTTCCTGCTCTCTACTACGAGGAAGGCAACGACAGCCTGAGCCAGCGCGTATCCTTCCTCAAGCCACTGACCCGTTCCAAGcgtgactccacctattctcagCTCTCCCCCAGACATTACTACTCAGGGTATTCCTCCAGCCCTGAGTACTCGTCTGAGAGCACACATAAGATCTGGGAGCGCTTCCGGCCCTACAAGAAGCACCACCGTGAGGAGGTGTACATGGCTGCTGGCCATGCCCTGCGCAAGAAGGTCCAGTTCGCCAAGGATGAGGACCTTCATGACATCCTTGATTACTGGAAGGGGGTCTCAGCCCAGCAGAAGCTGtga